CCTTGACGGCCTCCGCGTTGAACGGCGTCCCGTCGTGGAACTTCACCCCCTGGCGGAGCTTGAACGTCACGGTCTTACCGTCCGGGCTGATCGTCCACGACGCCGCCAGCATGGGCACGATCGCGAGATTCTCGTCGATGTCCACCAGCTTGTCGTAGAGGTTCTGGTACACTTGGCGGTCCACCGCCGAACCCGAGAGATGCGGGTCCATCGTGGGAGGGTCGAGGTCGAGCGCCGCCCGGAGCAGGCCCCCGATCTTTATGCCTTGAGCGGAGGCGGTCGCCAAGAGCCCGGCGACCGCAATGGCAGCAAGCACCAGGACGTGTGGCCTTCGCATCCCCCGACCTCCCCCTCTGTCCTCCGCGCGAGCCACGTGAACGCCGGCCCCGCACGACATAGGTTCGCCCCGATCCGCGAGGCATCCCTTTGTCACCGCTTCTCTGCTATGCTGTCGTCCAACGCCGTCATGCTCGGGAGGGACCATGGAGAACGCCCGCATCGGCATTGGCATCATCGGGATGGGGTTCATGGGACGGAGCTTCGCCCAACTCTGCACCCAGCTCGACGGCGCCCGCCTGGTCGGCGTATCGGACATCGTGGAATCCGCGGGCCGGGCGGGGGCTGAACGGTTCGGGGTGCCGGCGTATCGCGATTACGAAACGTTGATCGCCCGCCCGGACGTCCAGGCGATCGTCGTGGCCACGCCGGAGGATGCCCACGTGCAGCCCTGCGTGGCGGCCCTCGAGCGCGGCAAGGCCGTCTTGGTCGAAAAGCCGCTCGCCGATTCCGCCGCCGCGGCGATGAGGATCATCGCCGCGCAGCGCGGCAACGCCATCTTGATGGTCGGACACGTGCTCCGGTTCTCCACGCAGTACGCGATCACCAAGCACATCGTCGATGAGGGCCAGATCGGATCGGTGAGATACCTGCAGACCCGGCGCTTGGGTGGGAAGCATGCTCAGGAGCGCCTGAAGGGCCGGTGCTCGCTTCCCTTGTTTCTCGGCGTCCACGACTATGACATCGTCCGCTGGTTCGCCGGGAGCGAGCCCAGACGCGTGTACGCGGAGTCGCAGTGGGGCGTCCTCCAGACCCTGGGGTACGATGTCGAGGACACGAACTGGGCGCTCATTACCTTCGAGAATGGCGTGCTTGCGGCGTGCGAGACCGGGTGGATTCTCCCCGCCGGACATCCCACCCGATCCGACATGCGGTGTGCGGTCCAGGGGAGCGAGGGGCGTCTGGACGTGGATCTCCTGCACCGGGGGATCACCCTCGCCACAGCGGATCGAACAACGTATCCGGACACCGTCTTCATGCCGGTGGTGCAGCATGAACTACGGGCCGCGTTCGTCCACGAGATGCGGCACTTCCTCGCGTGCGTGCGCGACGGGAGGGAGCCGCTCATCACCCCCAACGATGCGCTCCTGGCGGTCCGGATCGCCGAGGCCGTGATCGAGTCGGCGAAGCGGCATCAGCCGGTCGAGATGTGATCGATTGTTAGGGCGAACTTCTCCGTAATCTCCGAGAACATTGTCATGCGCGGCGACCACAGGGGCCGGCGCGCCGCCGGATCTCGCCCGCGTCCTCTCAGCTCGAAAGATACAGGGAATGTTCACGCAGAATGGGCCTACGTCTTCGCCAAATCAGGCATTTACATAGTAGGCATCGATCACCCGGCGAGAAAACGGTCATCCGTTCGGATGATCTTTCGTCACGAAACTAGATCTACAGGCACTAGGTGACAGGAAGGAGCACGGACGTGACTCGAGAGGACTTCGCCGGTCTCTATGATGTCCAGTACCCGCGGGTCTTTCGCTATCTCCTGTGGCGGCTCCGGAAGAGGGACGCGGCAGAGGAGATCGCGGCGGAAGTGTTCGCGACCGCGCTCACTACCCTGCAAAAAGGCACTGAACCAAGGCAAATCGGCAGCTGGCTGATCGGGATCGCCGACCACCTCGCTACTCGGTCGTTCCGAAAGCGACGAACCGAGGATGCCGTCGTAGAGGCCGGCCCGGCGGGCGAACAGGACCCGGAGGAACTTGTGCTCGGCCGGATCGAGAGCGGCATGATCTGGCGCTGTGTCGATGCCCTGAGCCCGGAGCATCAGCAGGTCTTACTCCTGCGCGTGATTGCAGGGCTGAGTGCACGAGAGGTCGGCGGGCTCATGGGCAAGACCGAAGAGGCCGTGCGGAGCCTACAGCTTCGGGCGCTCCAGGCGCTCCGGGCGCTTTGGAAGGAGGCGGACGAAGGTGCCAAGCTTCGCGACTGAGCGACGTGATCCTGTAGGTGAGTCCCAGCTCGAAATTCTCCTTCGCGAGTTGCTGGACAAAGACACATCCGTACACCGCTCAGGCGTCGAAGCGCCTCGTGAGATCGCCGAGCTGCGGGATGCGGCACGGCGGCTTCGGGCGGCGAGTCAATGGATGCCGCTCCCCGAGGGACGGCTTGCGGTTCGACGCGCGCTCCTCGCGACCGCAGACCAGGCCCATCGGTATGCAGCCGCCGGTCGGGCGCCGTGGCGCCGAGCGGGACTCTGGCTCAGCATGGCAGCGGTGGCGGTAGTCGTCGTGGGGGCATTCGGCCTCGGGGCTGGGGCGCTCAATGCCCTCGTTCCCCCCACAAGTCCGGTCTATAGTCTCCGGCTCGTGCTGGACCAGGCACGCGGAGTATTTCTCCCCGGCCACCCCAATCCTGGCCAGTATGCGCTCGGCTACCAGTTCCCGGCGGTCGAGCTCCCAGCCGCGGGCGGAGTGACGAGGGCGGCGAACGGCAAGATTGGTGGGCTGCCCACCACGTTGACGCTCACCGCGGCAGAGACGTGCGGCACCGGAGGGCCATGTGGGCGATTCGTGGTATCGCTCGCGGGGCTCTCCACCCCGGCAAGCGCGAAGTTTGGAGAACTGAAAGGGACGTTTGCCTGCGCGCCGGGTGGGTGCACGCTCGCGCTGAATAAGGCCACTGGAGTGTTCGCCCAGGTGAGCGCTTCCCGTGTGCCCGTGAGCGCAGCGCGGGCAACCGAAGGACGGCTCACGGTCAACATGGCCTCCCGTGGGGATTGGGTGGCGGCGGTGGCGACGGCTGCGTACGCTCTCCAGACGGACGGGATGCTGCCGGAGGGAGTGACGACCTCGGATCTCGTGGGCAAGGCAGCCGCCGACGACCAGACCACCCGCGGCGGCGGTGGGCCCAACGGACGTGTCGAGAAGAACGCGCCAAATTCCGTGGCCGGCAAGGTCGCTAACGATGAGACCGGCACGGGCGGATCAGGGAGAACACCCATCTGGATGACCACGCCCACGCCCCGGGTGAGCACGCCTACCAGTACGGGCGTCGCAGGGGGTGCAACGTCCGGCGCCGGCGGCAAGACCAGTCCCAACGGCCAAGGCAGCGGATCCAACGGCAGCGGGGGCTCCCCCTCCAGTAACGGGAGCACCGTTGGCGGAGGGGCCACGATCAACGACGACGTCTCTACGGGCAATGGCGGGGTGGGCGTTGGCGTAGGTACGAGCGTCGATGCCGGCGCTTCTACCGGCAGTGGCGGGGTCAACGTTGGCGGGGGCGCGTCTGTCGATGCCGGCGCTTCTACCGGCAGCGGCGGGGTCAACGTTGGCGGGGGCGCGACCGTCGATGCCGGCGCTTCCACCGGCAGCGGCGGGGTGAACGTTGGCGGGGGCGCGAGCGTCAATGGCGGCGCTTCCACCAACAATGGTGGGGTCGGCGCTGGCGGAGGGGCCAACGTCAATGCCGGAGGCTCCGGCGGGAGCGGTGGGAGCGCCGCGGGTGGTGGAGCGAACGTCAATGCCGGCGGGGGCGGCGTCAACGTGAACGGCGGCGTCAACGTGAACGGCGGCGGCGTCAACGTGAACGGCGGCGTAGGTGGAACCAGCGGCGGCAGTGGCGGGGGCGGCGGTGGTGGTAGCAGTAGTGGCGCAGGGAACGGTAGCCACTAACGATGAGACGGTATCGTCCCGTCGCCGATCGTTCGCGCGAGGAGGGAAATCCTCCGCAGCACGCCGAGCACTTCCGCGAGCTGTTCGAGGACGCCGGCGACCTCGTGTACACGATCGATCTCGCTGGGAATTTCACGTCGATAAACCGAACGGGTGAAACCCTCACGGGGTACTCGCGGGAGGAGTTGATCGGATCGCACATCGGACGAGTCGTGGCCCCAGAGAGCCTCGCCGCCGTCTTGCGAATGATGGATCACATGGCCAAGGGCGTCAGCCCCGCGACCTACGAACTGGAGTTCATCACAAAGGACGGCCGCCGGATCCCCGTAGAGGTGGGCGCACGGCTCATCGCTCGAAACGGGCAGGCGGTTGGGGCGCACGGAATCGGCCGGGACATCAGCCTCAGGAAACAAACCGACCAGAAAGCCCAGCAGCGCGCCGCGCATCTCGAAGCGTTGAACGCGATCATCGCGGCGGCCGACGCCGCACCGGATCTCCCCTTGCTGTTGACGGTAGCCATCGATCACATCCTCAAGGCGCTGGAGCTGGGTGTGGGTGGGATCTGGGCGGGAGACCATTACGTCGTCCGCGGCCTGTCTCCCGAGATCGGTGGGGTCATCGTGGAGGCCGCACAGCAGGCCGGCCAGAAGGCCTCCCCTCTCACCGTGGCGGACTGGCACAGCGGACCTCAAGATGGATCGAACCCGCTGGCCGAGCGGTGGATGCACATTGGTGTTCGGGCGTCCATCACCGTACCCATATTCGCCGAAGGTCGGTGTATCGGCGCGCTCTCCGTGGCCTCGGCGTACCCCCGGTCGTGGACGTGGGAAGAGGAAGCCCTGACCGCCGCGGTCGGTGAACAGGTCGCGGCGACCGCCGAAGGTCTTCGCATTTTCCGGGAGACACAGCAGCACGCCGATCTGATGAAGCGCCTGGTTGCCCTGAGCGAGACGCTGAATCGCCCGTTGTCGGTGACAGAGGTGGCGGCGGCAATCGGCCATGCCGCTCTCAGTTTGAGCGGAGCCGACGGGGGCGCCGTCTATTTGCTCGAGCCCGATGGGACCGTGCGCTGCCCGTGGACGAAGGGAGTGCCTCCCGACTCCGCCATTCCCAACGAGAAGCCTGGGGTCAGTCCCGCCCTTTTGACGGACGTGTTGACGCTGCCCCCCGGCGATCCCGTCCGGCGTTGGGTGACGGAGCAGGGCTATCGCGCTCTCGGCACATGGCCGTTTATCTACGAGGGACGGGTGATCGCCGAGGTCTCATGCTATCATGCCGAGCCGCACAGCTGGTCGAACCTCGAAAAAGAAATCTTCCATACCTTCACCTCGCAGGCCGCAACCGCACTCGAAAACGCCCGCCTCTACGAGGCGCAGGTCGACCGCACGCATGAGCTGGAAGCGCTGCATCACAATCTCGAGGAAGCATACATCCAAATGGTCCTCGTGCTTAACCGCGCGATGGACGCCCGGGACGCCTACACGGGGGATCATAGTGAACGCCTGGCCGCCTTGGCCGATCGGGTGGCCCGGGCCCTGGGGCTCCCCGATGAAGAGGTGAAGGACATCCGCTGGGCGGCCCTGCTTCACGATATCGGCAAGATCGGCTCACCCGACGGCGTCCTGCGCAAACCGGGACCGTTGACGGAGCAGGAGTGGGCGATCATGCGGCGGCATCCGGTTGTCGGGGAGGAGATCCTGCTTCCTATCGAGCGCATGCGCGGCGTTGCCAAGATCGTCCGCCACCATCAAGAAAAGTGGGACGGGACCGGATACCCCGACGGCCTTCGCGCGGAGATGATCCCTCTCGGGGCCCGCATCCTGGCGGTGGTCGACGCCTTCAGTGCCATCATCGATGAGCGTCCGTACAAGACCCCGAAGTCCAAGGAAGAGGCGGAGTCGGAACTCGTCCGTTGTGCCGGGACACAGTTCGATCCGAAGATTGTGGAAGTGTTTACGCGCATCGAGATTTTCGATCCGCACACTGGGGGCTGGAAAGACCAGGCCAACGCGACGGAGAGCCACACCGAAGCCCTCGGCCTCACGGCGTAGAGACGGCGCCGGCGCGCGGATCGACGTCCGAACCGTTCCCTTACCCGCTCAACTCCTCGAAGTCCCGAAACAGCGCGTCGGGGTCCAGTGGCTCCCGGATCAGGCCCTGCGCAAACTGCTCCTCACAGAACCCGGCGACCATCGCGCGGTTCTCTCGGTAGCCGTACGGTTTGAAACCGTCCCCCATCAGCGCGGTCTGCTCTTCGAGATCCGCGAGGAGCCAGGGGCTCGATTCGTGAAGCGCCCGGTGGCTCCGCTCGGACCGTTCCCGCGCCTCCGCAAACGCGCGGAACACGCTGCCGGCCATCCACGGGTGCTCCTCGACGATCTCCCGGCGGAGCACGACCACGTGATGCGCCGGGAAGATTCGCGTGCGGCGGTAATACTCTCGCTCGGCTGCGCGGTAGTCGGGATACAGACGCGATAGCCCCGACTCCGCCCCGTAGAACGCACGCGGCGGCCACGGGCACATGATGGCATCGATCTCTCCCGCGAGCAGGAGTTCGCTCAGCGCCTGTCCCCGCGGGGCGGCCTCGACACCGGCGGGCAGATCCGTCGTGGGCCGAGACGGGTCGTCGGGATCGACCGGACCCACGAGCCACCGGACACCGTCGAGGGGAACCCCTCGTTCGCGCAGGATCGCCCGACTCCAAGTGTTCCCGCTCGCGCTCCACGCGTCCGTCGCCACCCGACGCCCGGCCAGCTGGGCAACGTCGGTGAGATCGCTGTCGCGGCGCACAAAAAAGCAGCGGTGACGAAACTCCCGCATGATGAAGATGGGCAGCCCAACGAGCGAGCGGTCTCCGCTGGCGACACGGTGCAGGTACTGACTGAACGACGCTTCCCCGCCGTGAATGGCAGGGTCGGTGCGGAACCGCTCCAAGGCGTCAAACGCGAGGATCATGGTCAAGTCCGCGCCCTCCGCCTTGACCTCGCCCAAGGCGAGCGGAAACACATAATCGTACGCTCGAGTGGCGATCGTGACGGCGGGCCGGGTCATTGGAATCACGCACCCCTTCCCCAAGAGAGTGACATGTGATTCCGTCCGACAACCAGACTTCCTGCGCGGAGCAGGAGGGGGATAGGGTGGCGTGCGACGAAGCTCGACCGCTGAGATCGCTACCGTCACGGAGGCGTAGGCGCATGGAGTTCACCGGCAAGGTCGTCTGGGTGACAGGAGGCGGCGGGCGCATCGGACGGGCGATCGCCCACGCGTTCGCCCGCGAGGGCGCTGCGATTGGGATCTCCGATATCGATGGACCGCGCGCGGAGCGGGTTCTGGAGAGCGTGCGCGCGGCGGGAGGGCGCGGGGTGGCGCTGGCGGGAGACGTGAGCATCGAGGCGGACGTGGACAGCGTGCTCGCCGACATCACCGCCTCCCTGGGCCCGGTCGACATCCTGGTGAACAGTCACGGGATCTCCCCGAACGTCCCCGTGCTGGAGATGGACCTGGCCACCTGGCAGTCGCCGTTTGTCGTCAACACGCAGGGCTGCTTCCTGACGTGCCGGTCCGCAGCCCGCCAGATGGTGGCGCGGGAGGCCCGAGGCACCCTTATCAACCTCTCCTCCGGCGCGGCCACCTCAGGCCGGCCGGGGTCGTCAGCGTACTGCGCCTCGAAGGCGGCGATCAATATGCTGACGCATGTCTTGGCCACAGAACTCGGCCCGTTTGGCATTCGGGTCAACGCCGTCACCCCCGGCCTCGTCACGGAGACGGCGCTGCGTCGCGGAGAAGGCAGCCATCCCTACCTGAACTTGATGATCGAGATGACGCCGTTGGGGCGCACCGGCGTGCCCGACGACGTCGCGGAAGCCGTGCTGGCCCTCGCATCGGACCGTCTCCCGTGGGTCACCGGAGCGAACTTGGAGGTCACCGGCGGCTCACACTGCGGCCGGACGAACGCCCCCTTCACGCCGAGACTCGGCACGTCGCGACAAACGGCATGACGCTGTGCGGGGGGCCTCGCCTCCGCGCGCGAATTGACGCTGTCGCCCGAGCCTGCTAGCATGAGACCATGCATCCTGTCTATTGTCCGACAATAGGAAGATTGAACGCGAGGTAGGATGCCACCCCACGCGGTGCAGTTCGTTCGACCCCCCACCCTGACCGCCACCGTTGCGGACCACATCCGCGAAGCGATCGTCCGCGGGCAGCTGCTGCCCGGCGCGCCCCTGCATGAGGTCGAGCTCAGCAAGTCCCTGGGCATCTCTCGGGGGACCGTGCGCGAGGCGCTCAGGCTTCTCGTGGACGAGAACCTCGTCGAGATCATCCCGCATCAAGGCGCCTTCGTAACCCAGTTGTCCGCCAAACGGGCACGGGAGATCTACACTCTGCGCGCGCAACTCGAGCCATACGCCGTCCGGCTGGCCATGGAACGCCAGGCGTACCGGCAGTCGGACTTGGACGAGCTCGATGCGCTGGTGCGCCGGCTCGGCGACCTCGAACGCAAGGGCGATCTGTTCGAGATCATCACGACGGATATGGAGTTTCACCGGGTGATGTGCGAGCGAAGCGATCACGCGCTGGTCAGGGACGTGCTCAGAGGCCTCCGGTTTCAAACCCGCCTGTTCATCCTGAACACGATCCTCTATCACTCGGACCTCGAACTGGACGAGCTCACACACCGCGCCATCCTGGTCGCCATCACGGCGGGCGATCCCGCGCGGGCCGAGGAGAGCGTGCGCAGGCACATCATCGATGCGGGCACCTATCTGCTTCGCAGCATGGAGGCCCATGCGCGGTCGGCGGGCGCCGGGGCAAGGGGCGGTGCGCCCGCGGGCACCGACCGGGAGGTCGGAGTTGGGCTCCGGCCGGTGCGCCGGCCAAGGAGGTGATGGCTGACGACCAGATGAGGGATCAGTCGGCGTCGTCGATGTCCCTGCTCACAGTCCGGGGTGAAACGCACCAACGAAAAGGAGGGGCTT
The window above is part of the bacterium genome. Proteins encoded here:
- a CDS encoding ABC transporter substrate-binding protein translates to MRRPHVLVLAAIAVAGLLATASAQGIKIGGLLRAALDLDPPTMDPHLSGSAVDRQVYQNLYDKLVDIDENLAIVPMLAASWTISPDGKTVTFKLRQGVKFHDGTPFNAEAVKANFDRMRDPKFPSARRSEIAPVANVTAVDPATVQLTLERPYSPLLYVLTDRAGMMLSPAATQKEGLNFALRPVGTGPFVFVDKVP
- a CDS encoding Gfo/Idh/MocA family oxidoreductase; the encoded protein is MENARIGIGIIGMGFMGRSFAQLCTQLDGARLVGVSDIVESAGRAGAERFGVPAYRDYETLIARPDVQAIVVATPEDAHVQPCVAALERGKAVLVEKPLADSAAAAMRIIAAQRGNAILMVGHVLRFSTQYAITKHIVDEGQIGSVRYLQTRRLGGKHAQERLKGRCSLPLFLGVHDYDIVRWFAGSEPRRVYAESQWGVLQTLGYDVEDTNWALITFENGVLAACETGWILPAGHPTRSDMRCAVQGSEGRLDVDLLHRGITLATADRTTYPDTVFMPVVQHELRAAFVHEMRHFLACVRDGREPLITPNDALLAVRIAEAVIESAKRHQPVEM
- a CDS encoding sigma-70 family RNA polymerase sigma factor — encoded protein: MTREDFAGLYDVQYPRVFRYLLWRLRKRDAAEEIAAEVFATALTTLQKGTEPRQIGSWLIGIADHLATRSFRKRRTEDAVVEAGPAGEQDPEELVLGRIESGMIWRCVDALSPEHQQVLLLRVIAGLSAREVGGLMGKTEEAVRSLQLRALQALRALWKEADEGAKLRD
- a CDS encoding HD domain-containing phosphohydrolase, with amino-acid sequence MRRYRPVADRSREEGNPPQHAEHFRELFEDAGDLVYTIDLAGNFTSINRTGETLTGYSREELIGSHIGRVVAPESLAAVLRMMDHMAKGVSPATYELEFITKDGRRIPVEVGARLIARNGQAVGAHGIGRDISLRKQTDQKAQQRAAHLEALNAIIAAADAAPDLPLLLTVAIDHILKALELGVGGIWAGDHYVVRGLSPEIGGVIVEAAQQAGQKASPLTVADWHSGPQDGSNPLAERWMHIGVRASITVPIFAEGRCIGALSVASAYPRSWTWEEEALTAAVGEQVAATAEGLRIFRETQQHADLMKRLVALSETLNRPLSVTEVAAAIGHAALSLSGADGGAVYLLEPDGTVRCPWTKGVPPDSAIPNEKPGVSPALLTDVLTLPPGDPVRRWVTEQGYRALGTWPFIYEGRVIAEVSCYHAEPHSWSNLEKEIFHTFTSQAATALENARLYEAQVDRTHELEALHHNLEEAYIQMVLVLNRAMDARDAYTGDHSERLAALADRVARALGLPDEEVKDIRWAALLHDIGKIGSPDGVLRKPGPLTEQEWAIMRRHPVVGEEILLPIERMRGVAKIVRHHQEKWDGTGYPDGLRAEMIPLGARILAVVDAFSAIIDERPYKTPKSKEEAESELVRCAGTQFDPKIVEVFTRIEIFDPHTGGWKDQANATESHTEALGLTA
- a CDS encoding SDR family oxidoreductase codes for the protein MEFTGKVVWVTGGGGRIGRAIAHAFAREGAAIGISDIDGPRAERVLESVRAAGGRGVALAGDVSIEADVDSVLADITASLGPVDILVNSHGISPNVPVLEMDLATWQSPFVVNTQGCFLTCRSAARQMVAREARGTLINLSSGAATSGRPGSSAYCASKAAINMLTHVLATELGPFGIRVNAVTPGLVTETALRRGEGSHPYLNLMIEMTPLGRTGVPDDVAEAVLALASDRLPWVTGANLEVTGGSHCGRTNAPFTPRLGTSRQTA
- a CDS encoding GntR family transcriptional regulator, with amino-acid sequence MQFVRPPTLTATVADHIREAIVRGQLLPGAPLHEVELSKSLGISRGTVREALRLLVDENLVEIIPHQGAFVTQLSAKRAREIYTLRAQLEPYAVRLAMERQAYRQSDLDELDALVRRLGDLERKGDLFEIITTDMEFHRVMCERSDHALVRDVLRGLRFQTRLFILNTILYHSDLELDELTHRAILVAITAGDPARAEESVRRHIIDAGTYLLRSMEAHARSAGAGARGGAPAGTDREVGVGLRPVRRPRR